One Elusimicrobiota bacterium DNA window includes the following coding sequences:
- a CDS encoding radical SAM protein, whose amino-acid sequence MNTGEPRKKFFMCYFESTRACNLNCRYCMTKNPRKPPRDHTTELSTDEIKRLVVDEVKKYCTHGAIAFSGGEHLLRKDALEILEYTAGAGLWSFINTSGSLLTADLVKRVKKVTGGKVIFVFSLNSILPDIQKWSRNDSLWTIIRSMLLCLKAGVDFFVITTVSRNNLKSLGATVKLLKLAGLPLLRSPFVMRGMGDSHRELALTPGDMKDVIHPILRNYYRSYVSYTPFFAGPEFLRAKWAEMNMELDQLGCQAARGFVGVSAEGNVAPCVHLLDNGLECGNVRDQPLTEILRHNPIINAVRSREDLKGKCGRCRYKQTCGGCRALAYYRTGDCLAEDPTCFFEPVDETTRSEHEEFQNRNVARFVKFIKTKNPWKSFF is encoded by the coding sequence ATGAACACCGGGGAACCGCGCAAAAAATTCTTCATGTGCTACTTTGAGAGTACCCGCGCCTGCAACCTCAACTGCCGCTACTGCATGACCAAAAACCCCCGCAAGCCGCCGAGGGACCATACCACCGAGCTTTCCACGGATGAGATAAAACGGCTGGTGGTGGACGAGGTGAAAAAGTACTGCACCCACGGCGCCATCGCGTTTTCCGGCGGGGAGCATCTTCTCAGAAAGGACGCGCTGGAAATACTGGAGTACACCGCCGGGGCCGGCCTGTGGTCCTTTATCAACACCAGCGGCTCGCTGCTTACCGCCGACCTGGTGAAGCGCGTAAAAAAAGTCACGGGCGGAAAGGTTATTTTCGTATTCTCGCTTAACTCTATTCTGCCCGACATCCAGAAATGGAGCCGAAACGACAGCCTCTGGACCATTATAAGGTCCATGCTCCTCTGTCTTAAGGCGGGCGTGGACTTTTTCGTCATAACCACCGTCAGCAGGAACAACCTGAAAAGCCTTGGCGCCACAGTCAAATTACTGAAGCTGGCCGGCCTGCCCCTTCTCCGCTCGCCCTTCGTCATGAGGGGCATGGGCGACAGCCACCGGGAACTGGCGCTGACCCCCGGGGACATGAAGGACGTAATACACCCCATTCTCAGAAACTATTACAGAAGCTATGTCAGCTACACGCCTTTTTTTGCCGGGCCGGAATTTCTAAGGGCCAAATGGGCCGAGATGAATATGGAACTGGACCAGCTAGGCTGCCAGGCCGCACGCGGCTTCGTGGGAGTCTCGGCCGAAGGTAATGTGGCACCCTGCGTGCACCTGCTGGATAACGGTCTTGAATGCGGCAATGTCAGGGACCAGCCGCTTACCGAGATCCTGCGCCATAACCCGATTATCAACGCCGTGCGGTCCCGCGAAGACCTGAAAGGCAAATGCGGGCGCTGCCGCTATAAACAAACCTGCGGCGGCTGCCGGGCGCTGGCTTATTACCGCACCGGCGACTGCCTGGCCGAAGATCCCACCTGCTTTTTCGAGCCCGTGGACGAAACCACCCGCTCCGAGCACGAGGAATTTCAGAACAGGAATGTCGCCCGCTTCGTAAAGTTCATTAAAACCAAAAACCCCTGGAAATCTTTTTTTTGA